The nucleotide sequence GTAAGACTacactatttttttaaatttaatatcaaacaaacaaataaatagtaCTAATAAATACGACTAGTTAACACAGCTGATTTATCATACCTACTTCTGAAAGAACTACACACAGTACTTCACAGTACTTCACAGTGCAGCTAAGGTTACCTAAGAGAAGATGCCATGCAGGTTTGGTGAGAATTTCTAAGACAGCTTTCCAGGACAAATGTTAAATCAACAATTAAAGGGTCTGTTCACccaaaaatcacccaaaaaacaaaatatccatTTAACCCCCGGTGGTTTCTAAACATGCAGACAGTGACTGCTGAGCCTCCCTCTCCTGCTATCGCCCCAGCTCAACAGAGTGGAGTGAAATTTCCTCCATGCTGCTCCATGCAGCACTGAAAACGGACATTACAAAACTAAAAAGCAATGTCTCTTTCCAGATACACTGTCCTTGCTCATCATGAAATAACACAGTTGTTGTTACCAACTAGTttccaataaaaactgttgatAACAAGGTCTGGTTACAGCGCTTTTCAGTctctaaaatgtcattttttaatgcTTTGAGCTTGAGATATAAAAGATTGAAAAGATGATTAACAATGATGGGACATAGCAGAGGCAGATATCTCAGCAATACAATACATCATGGGTAGACACCactgtgggaaaatgtttttgggtttttttgtgatttgtgtgaGCTGACCCTCTAAAAGTAGAATTAAAGTGGGATTCAAGGTTAAAGAGCTATTACATTGTGTATTAAGTAAAGGAAAAGCTATACATGCCTATATGCTGATGCTACATTTCCAGCCATTCACAGTTAACAGTCTAATCATCAAGAAACAACAATCACAGCTTCCACATGCATCCCATTCATGGCTGTAAGCAGGCCCTCCTGGTagattttcatttgtgtttcattcTGCTGGACTTAAATCAAGCTACAGATCAGAAGCTCACGGGTTAAGCTCATCCTTGCCAGGCATACAGTATCTGCGCAGTGAGTTGATTGTGGTGGCAGTTTTCGTAGTCACTAAGTGCAAAGAAATAGTCAGGCATTGCGCTTCAACTGTGGAGGCAGCTGAATGCAAAAGGTTTCTGATGTAAGTGGAGCTCGATTTTAAACAATGGCTCGGCTCAATTAACGTAGATTTTTTTGTATGTAGAACTCCTGTTGAGtaataatttaaagaaatgaagaaaacaaaaagttggGCAAAAGAGTGAAATGGTTAAACAGCACTCATAAAGCACCTTTCTGTATATTACTACAAAATATTCTATAGAAATGCATATTTAAGAAGTACAAAAGAGTTGGGATTTGACTTCCTGAATGGCTGCTAGATTCCATCCCTACCACTTTGACCAGTGATTTAGGGAACAAAACGTTTGATTTCTAGAAAATAAACTGATCTGAAtagctgaaataaataatttccccagagacagaggaaaagaagactCCAGCACCTTTGAAGTTAGTGTTTGTAGCCCTGCACTGATCTAACAGCTAAATATTTGAATCTAAAATTTGTTAACCTGGAGTTAAAAACACGGGGATGCATCTAACAAGTCTAGAGTGGCCTTTTGTCTTCACCTGCCTTTGGAGAACATTAGCACAGGTGGAAATATCATATTTTTTATATGATACTATACAGTACCATCGACGTCAGTCTCATGGTTTTATATCAACAGAACTGAAATTGTCAAagacttatttttaaatgccACTTAACACTAGATGCAACCCCAAGAAGAGAGGAGTTAGAAGGTGAGAGGTATCTGTTAGGCCAGGACAGACTTATCCTGGTCCTGAGGAACAAGATGGTGCAAAGGCTTTGGCTCCAGCCACCAACACAGCAGTTACAGTTATGGGCTCTCCACTGGTCTAAGACTTCTTTTTCAGACCACATGCTATTTCCTGGATACAATGAAAATGAAGGTTTGTTAAACCATTGATcataaaatgccagaaaaaaagTCTCTATAGAAAATTGTAACAAATGAGAATGAGAAtaagaatgagaatgagaatgaatGATTTTAATCTCACATCAGCAGCACACATCTTCCTGAACTGTTGCATATTTACCCAAACTGTTAATTTCCGCTGCAGATATAACAGCAGATATATTCCTTTAAATAGTggttgaaaatgtcacatttctaACCAGAACACAAAGAAGGCATGCTATCTCAGATTACATTTCATCATGTACTACTTCCACATTTTTGCCTGTTGCTTTTGACGTCTGCACTGAAAATCAGTAAACAGCCTTGCTTCTCtgtccatttccatttttcatgttttcatgaatTTGCTGCTGCTTGACTGCCAAAAGcctttatttgaaaatgaaaattcatCACCCATGCCAACGACACAATGAGGTTCCCTGGGAGGATAATTTAGAAACTGCTTCCAGAAGATAAAACTcaaaatttattaaaaatgtgttgtgcTGGTTGCTGAGGTGGAACAAAAGCCTGTGCACGCTACTGCAGCTCTCCAGGACCAGAGCTAGTTAGGCCGTACTCAAGTCTACAGTCCATGCTAGGTTCCTACATCAGAAACCTAAGAGATAagttacaacaaaaacaaaaacaaaaaaaaaacagacagaacacagaggagaaataaaaaagagggCCAGAGACCGTCACCTTCGCTGCAAACTCATCAACCTGGAAAAGAACCCAAAGAGATGACCTCAAGTGACCTCACATGTCTACAGgtcaacattttaggaaatcaTGATGACCAGAGGGAGTTCACTGGTAAATACACAAAAGTAGCATTACTTAATAAAGCctttctctctacctcctcAACTCATTATTTCTAGCTACTAGCAACTGTCTGTCGGTATGTTTTTCAATACCTCTACAGACTACTGCCCATCTCTCACTTGTCAGCGCAGGTTTCTACAGGAAATTAAACAATCtaagaaaaataaaccaactTTAGTACgaagtaaaaatacagaatttcAAACGTGCcttctaaaataataataaataatgaaacctACTTTTACATTAAAGCAAGAActacaaataaacaataaataacattaactCTGTATTGCTCTTCAGTGAAGCACTAACCTTTGTGAGATACTCTCTCATGACCTGGATGAAGTACGGCATGGCAAAGTCCATGATGTTGTGCCTCCACGCCAGCTCCAGCACCACATCAGGGTGCAGCAGGTCGTAGGAGGCGAACAGGCAGGCGGCGAAGCACTCCTTCCTGCCCTCCTCCAGGAACCACTGGAGCAGAGTCTCTGCCAGCTCAGCATCCTTAGACTCTGCAGCGTACAGCATGGCATCCTGGGAAAGACAAGTACAGGATATTTAACTGACTCTGATAAAAGTTTGGGTTGtctaaacaaacatttttgtgaGGAAATGGCCAACTGACATGATTTTATTGATCTTTACTGGATGTTAGATGGTTAATAAATCAATCTCCAAATATAGCTACTGTATCTGaagtgtaaacaaacactgacatctaTGGGGGCATGGAGGTACTTCACTGTCTGTGAATTTAATTCTTACCTTGTAGAGTTTGTCCTTCTTGCAGAGCTCTACACTCTGTCTCCAGCGGTTGTTGCCCTTGTACAGATAAGCAGCAATACGTCTAAACTCAATCAGTTCATGTTTCTCTAACCTCTGAGCCAGGCCAATGGTATCAAAGTTATCATAGGCATCAATGGATGCTCTCAGGCCCTGTGGATAAGACACATAAGAAagtacacacagcacagtgagaAAAGTGATACCTGAAACAGTTTGTTGTAATTCAATGTCAGCAGTGCCACCTAGTGAACACAGAATCTGGTGTATTTACTACTACTTATTTTGTCTACTTTTTATCATCAACTCCAGTAACCGTATGGCTGAGAGACCTGGTagtcttcctcctctgtcaacAGATTGTTCAGAGCTTCATTGACGGACTTGTTGTTGTGATTCTGGACAGATCTCAGGTAAGGCTTCACCAacttcagctggttcacctgGTCAAGCAAAAACAAcccatgtcatgtcatgtctcACTGTGTATGATCTGTTAAGAAAAATAACTGCTGGTTACCTTGCTGAAAAAGGTGACAGCTCGGCTGTGGTCCAACCGCGGAGACAGAATAGTCAGCAGGTCGTTCAGTAGGAGCGGTTTGTAATCCAGGTAGAAGGAAAGAGATTTATAGTACAACTCCACGTTGGCAACCTGAGgacaagaaaaaagaataaatgtaaagataattaaaagtttaaaaaggaaataaaacagctcagtcacaaatacttttatttacCTTAGCAATGATGTCTTTGAACAGCCCCTCTTTCCATGCATCTGTTGGATGAGACATCATTGTAATGACTGCGTTGTCGTACTCCTCGTATTTATCGTAAAGGAAAACCAGCTCTGCCCATAAGTGAGACTGCTCTGCTGCACGAAGAACCTGGTCAGCAAAgtacaggaaacaaaacagttttcaaGGTTCAATTATAAATTTTGTATTCAAATTTAAAGACTCTACCATAACTTACAATATCTTGTTTGCTGAAATTTAATGACTGACATTTGGTATATTTGGGATAAAATGTACTGATAAAGGAGGGACATCTTTTTAAAGGTAATTTAATTATGTGGCCTATTCATGAGAGGAAAACGTTTGTGTCCAAGACACAGGAAAAGACCCGACTGGCTCTAACTAATCAACATGCTATGGTAGAACAtacaaaagaagagaaaagtaCTGGAAAGTCGTTAGCCACTGCCGaaccttcagttttttttactcATGACTTGGCCAGGTCAAGAAATTATTGGTATGTATtaatataattcatttttttaacaCATGATAAGTGTTAATTCATCATGAGAACAAGTTCCAACAAGGAGAATATTCACCAAGATCAAGTAATTTCaagataaatgtttttgaaaacttCTCAAGATTTCAAGGATTTTATGAACTctcaagacaaagaaaacagccAACAGCTGTTTTCCACCTCAATAACAAGATATTCTTGAGTCTACTGTTTGGTTTTATAAGGACAGGAGAACAGACTATTACAGACTAACAGTCTCATAGAGGAATGTTTAATCCTTtattcaaagtgaaaacattgaATTGAAGGTGTGAATCTAACAAGACATCAGTAATATTTCAGTGCAGTATCTTGTAGCCAGCTAAAGACACAAACAATTCAAGAAACTTTCTGGGCACAGTATTACTTTCCTTCTAAGGTGCTGATGAGAAGCAGAAATCTTTGCGGAGCAATAAATCAAAGGAGTTCAGAGCGCACAAGCAGCCTCCTTGTTTGTGATTCTCTTTGATTTATTACAATAGTAGGAActctttttaaacacacactcacgtacAGACATACTCTACCTTTGGGATGTTGACTCTGGACCAGAACAGCTCCAGGTGCTCCCTCATCTTCTGAGGTTTGAACTTGGAGTAGAGGATGGCGAGCTCAGTGAACATGCCCATGTGAGCCCGCTCCAGACCCAGCGCAGCCTCCAGCAGAGCAATGAGCTCCTCGAAGTACCCGCGGTCCTGATAGTAGCTGATCAGGTCCTCCAGCTCATCAGCGTGGATCACTATGTGAAGGCCACAGATTTGTGCCAGCCGAAACTCCTCGCCAtccacacatgcaaaacacaccTGACAGtcggagggagagagaggaaagtcaccgagaggaaacaggaaatattaTGAAAAAGGTCGTGTTGGTCTCATGTCTGAATAAGTGCCAGAGTCACTTTCGCATTTAGTCAACGCTGGGATCTTACTAATAACATTTCTGTAACATTTCCAACTCAGCATATCTGAAATCAGTGTTACATTACCcaaaggctgcagcagcacaaggTTAAATACACAGAGGCAGAAGGTTAAATGCATGTCTCGTTTGCCTTTTTAGACCATTCTGTAAATAATTTTATCTCTATATTATCCTCTCTTATTCTCAAAGGAAATACAATGGGCTTATAAGAATCTGAGTTAGATACTCATACTTGGTATTCAATGCTTGAAAGGGGCCAATGTTTGCATTATTCTTTCTAAAAAGCTGAAACATGATACCAGCATTTTCTGTTCACACTCTCATAAATGAGTATCTACAACTACTGTAAACAAGATAGTAGAAAGCACTGACGTCTTTGGAAAACTAAGTTTTATTATCATAGATTTGTCcatgggggtggaggggggatAAAAATACTTTAATATAACACTATACTAATTTCATTTGCATCTAATTACCTTAAACAAAGGCCTTAAGCTGGCAGAAGGTAAATATTGGTTTACTTTCCAGGCATTATTATATTTCTGGGTCAGATACATCAGACTTCCCAGTTGTAATTACAACTTGTTGGGTGCTGACAACAGCATTTACAAGTTATAACCTGGTAATTAGAGGAACTCCCACATGACTTGCATGTATAAATAGACTcaagtgttgtgttgttgttgaacaCTAACTAAAATAACTGTGCcaacatttttgaaatgttaatgTGTACAAATAACATACATTACCAGGGTGCTACCTTAGAATATAGAGTACGACATTTCAACTTTTTAGACAGACTGATAAAGGATGATAAAACCTTCCAcgatgaaaaaagaaaaaactaactGAGCAGAGGCTAAACATACCTCTTTCCATGTTCGTGTGCTGTTGGCTTTCCTGGCGCTGTCCACAGCTGCCTGGTACTCTCCCAGATGGACTAGTGTCGATGCAAGGCGAGCAAAGTTAGACACATTGTTGTACAAGAGCTTGGCTGCTTCGTACATACCCTCCTCATAACATCTGTCGCCCACctggaggaggacagaaagaaatTAGCAGATAAACGTGCAGATGAATGTCCTGGCAAAGAACATGACAGCTGTGATGTTCTTCTTACCTGCTGTATGTGAGCATTGTTGGGCCCGCTGACAAACTCCTCCAGCTCAGCCAGACGGTTCGTCTTAGCTAAAGCAAAGATCAGCTCCGTCTCCACGTACGACTCTCTCGCTTTCTTTCGAGCCATCTGGAGGAATTTAACCAAGTCCTCCCAGTTATCTGCAAAGTACAAACGACACCTTAAAGATCAACTCAGAACAATTACTGCTGTCGTGTAGCAGAGTTACACAGCAAAGCGAAGGCTTACTGTTCTTGCTGGCTGCATTAACCACCTCCATGTACGCTGATGGGTCAACAGCTTTAATATATGAGTCAATAGCCTCCTTGACCAGGTCTCTGTGCAGCTGAGCTCTGGCCAGCTGACTCCACACTGCAGGCTCATTGCAGCGCTCAGCAAACTCATAGGCACGATCTAAGTTCCCTATGTGCTCTATCAATACCTACAGAAACAAGGAAAGGAGAGAGTCACATTGTATCATCTGACACATTCTGTAGGTACTGCAAAATTTACGTTATACTACTCCATTTTAGATaaaagaagtactcagatcagAACTCAGTTTACACAAGCTAATGCTAATTATTGAACTTAAAATGCCAGCATCAGTTCGAGCAGTTGTGCATTTATTTCACCTGTATGGCTGAAGTGTTGACATCAAACTTCTTGAAAATGGCAAACGCTTCTTCAAAGAGCTCATTGCTGATGGCGATATTAGCAATGTCCGGAGCGTCGTAGTTGTCTAGCCTGTTAATGTACTCCATGACACGAGTGCGGTCTGCTTTGATGGCCGTCAAAATCAGCAGGTTCTGGAGGTTCCTAGTGAAAATACAGCaggattattaaaaaaagactaCAAGTACTGTGGTTAAATTATCATGGTGCCTAACAAGCTGTAAGCCTGCAGTACCTGTGCTCACTGAAGACAGAGTTATCAAGTACAATCTTCTCCAGCAGTTCAATCAGCTCATTGGGCAGATCTGCAGTCATGAAGGCCTTGACTGTGACGGACACCTCCTCTGGATCCTGGGTCTCTGACAGTGCTGTCTGCACCACCTGAAATGAGATACAATAAGTAGatagcaaaaataaacatagaaAAAACACCACTCATTCACAGTCTGCATCACTGAAGAAAACCTGACCTGGTCGATGAGTTGTCTCCTGTACGGGTTGTTCTCTTCTAACACGTTGGCCCAAAGCTCTGGATCTTTCCGTCGTACCAGATATCGAGCCTCACTCTTGAATAACGAGTTCTCATTGCACACCTGAAAACGAAAGATATAAAGAGATTAAAGATTTAACAAGATTACAGTTACGTGAATGATCATCTGAATGTTACACGACGTGATCTACACACTTTGATAAGGTCCAGGTCGCACTGGCCTCTCTCATAGGCCACACAGGCCAGATGGGGGTCTCTCTTCTCACAGTATCTTCCCACCACAGCGCTGTCGTAGAACGGGTTCTCCTTCAGGAAGCGCTCGGGTGTGTTGTTGCTATCGATGTAGATCTTTGCCAGGGCATTGTGAGTGGCTGGCTCCTCGCAGCCTTCATGGATACGGGACTCCAGCCATGGCAAAAGAAGCTTTAACCTGAGAAGAGGACACAGTGTTTTGATATATAAGCTTCATTAAATAAGATTTAGAGGAAGATTTGAACTTACATGTACTATGGCACCATGAACCTTCTGGTATGAAGCCTGAattgtatttctattttgatgtttttaaacaCTAGATGGCAGTGTTGTGCATTCAGCAGAGTAACCATTTAGATTTACACTttctcacattcacatttctcaAAACAGAATGGGAACAAAGAGGATTTGTACTCGAAATAGGTTTCATTAGATGAGGCACAGCTAATCTGTCTAGCATTATTGACGTATCCACGAACAATACAGTGGGAAAACAGTGCTTCTGAAAAGCCCAGACAGAATCAACACTGCATCAACCCTGCatgctaaaatgaaaatatttacctCAGCGTCTGAAATGCATAAACTGCCAACTGTACACAGAGCAAAAGACAAACATAGGagcctgtctttctctccatatttatttatatgcatATCTCAGTCACTTCTTTTTGTGATCATGATGAAGTATTTACATTTCTAACTTAATTTCTACTGATCCTCTCAAGCATTATTGAGAAAGAGATGATTATTTATCAATTCTGTATTTACTTTTTGACTTCTGTGACTAAGATCGCTGCTCTCTCTTTTAGCCAGCCCATTCTGTCAGACAACAAACATGTCTTACAGTGTGAGCATAGCCTCTATAACTGCTACATctagttacattttttaaaagggcTCAATTTGGGATGCCTTAGTAACCGAATGGTTACAGCACGTAACCACATAACAGTAACATCCATAGTTCAAATACAGCCTGTTGCACATCATACACCCCCCTCTCtgccttcatttcctgtctgctgcttATCTAACAGCTATTTAATAAAGGccaaaaaatttcaaaaagaAGAGGTTCCATTAAACACCTCTTACCTAAAGAGACATACATTAATCAGGTGCTTTATGCAATGAGACATCCAGAAGCAGCTATGTAAGATAACAGGAAACAGTGGCTGCTTTTATCATTTAGTCTCACCTGTTTCTCTTCTCTACCTCGTCCACCAGCTCATCGGTGGAAAACTGCCCCCTGACCACCATGATCAGGTTCTTGATGACATCTTCAGCACAGTCTACATCCAACAGCCCGCCTATCACCACAGGTAAACGACTGGGGTTCACCTGAAAACAAGGGCAATAAATTCCTAGTAAGTGGCAACATGCAGCTTAAATAAGGAGAGACTCTGATTTGGTAGAAACCAGTTATGTAGAAAGTCTCAGCTCTGGTCCCGCTCTCACCTTCTGTACGTAGATTTCTATGTATTTCTGTAGATTGTTGCGGTAGAGGTAGAGCACCAGATCGTGGACGAAATCAAAGCGATCACACACTATGATAAGAGGAAGCTGGTCTGTTAGCTTGGCCTCCtacaaagagaagaaacaggagGTTCATTTGTGATTAACTTGTATGAAATGGgtaatacagtatataagaAAATGTTGCTGAATGATAAAATCACTCACTAAACATTCTGACAAAGGGGGTCATTTTACCTTGAGGAagtttttcactctctctgggTCGTAACAGTTGCTCTCCCTACAGATTCTCTCCACTTCTTTGATCTGGCCCGTCTTACAGGCAGCCTGGATGTACTTAAAGTGGACATCAGGCTCCTGGCTGAAATTCACAATCGACCCCAGGAAGTAAAACAGTCCTTGAATACAGaaggcagaggaagaaacagcAAAGTTAGTCTGGTTACTACCACTTGAAAGCCTGATGATAAAAATGAGGGAAATCACTCATTTAACACATTCTGTTCCCTTGCTTTAATCCAACACGACCCAGGTCTGCAAACCACCCATGCCCACATGTGACACCTACCCTCATAACTCTTGAAGGATTCAAAGAGCTCCACTAACGCCTGAGTCCCCAGCTGCTCGTGATACTTAGATGCCACCTGGACACAAAGCTGCAGGTTCTGTCTGATGTTAGCCGACAGCATGGCCCTTAAACACTCCAAGGAGTCTTCTACTGATAAAGAACCGAAGAAGTTCACCAGCCACTAAAAGCAGAGTcagaatgagaaaaaagaagtCAGGGGAGAAAGTGAGACAGCAGGctgagcagggaggaggaaagaaaaagtgagttcaggcattttcacacaccgtcaaaaacaaaaaaaggagcaaaaaTTGGATGCTCCCGTGAGAGCGGTATTCACAAGCATGACCGCACTTCCACAAGCGTACCTCAGGGTTAAGCAGATGTGTGTGCACCACAGCTCGTTTGATATCATACAGGTCAGTGTAGTGTTCAAGGGCTCGCTGCAGCAGACCTGCTTTCTCACACAGCTGGGCAACGTGGGCACGGTCATAGTGCGTGAACATCTGGTTCCCCAGGATCGCATCTGCTACCTGAAAAAGTTcatgcacacatgaacacacacaaatgttattTAACATAATCAAAGCTGATGTTTGCTTTTTGCAATCAGGACAGTAAGTCTGCATGTTCACCTGGGGGGCATGTATGAGGTTCATCTCAAGCAGACGTGTCTGTAAGTGTCCTTCGGCTGGGCGGTTGTTCTTTAAAGCATCCAACAGGAAGGAGGTGCACTGCTGAATCAGACTGCCCTCCATAAATACATCTACAATCTACCAAAGGGcaagagagcaaaaaaaaagagagatggaaagaacaGCAGTTAGAAAACATGTAAAGATTTCTGATTTCCCACCATCTGTGAGCCGTGAATTGAGTTAGCATGCAACGCACCATCGAGCATCACAGGCCCGGCAGCCAGATGTTTCtgcttttaatatttaacaacaTCTGTGGAGGCTACAACTGAAAAGGAGGCAGGAGTCTTAATTTAAAGAAGCATCAAGTCATCAAATTCTCTATTTGAGACTTGTTTAGCTGGCGGTGGTCCAGACTGAGCGGAGCAATGATGTGGCTTTacaaggaggagggggggatcACTGACTCAATGAATTCCTGGCATTGCTGCCACATCTGGAATAACACAGATGGAGGCTCCCACACTGggctctttgtgtgtttgcgtgcatgtgtgagaTTAACGTGCGGAGGGCATGAGTAAAGACAATATTGTGCGTCTCTAGTGAGCGAGGTGGTAACGTTGGGTGCGTGCATTACCTGGTTGATGTTGGCCAGCGGCTCCTCGTCCTGGACCAGCATCTGGGCAAACTGCAGTCCCTGGTCTGGATTGACGCGCATCACGTTTCTCAGTAAAAACACCCAGTCTGGGGTGTAGCCCACCTGCAAAAGTACAGTGAGATAAAAATGCAATTCTCAATTCACTAATAATGAATttgtacaaagaaaaaatgtatgACATGTTCAATAAACTATCTACCACATCACCCCATCTCACTAATGTTTCCAAGCTAATATGATGTTACTTTTGTGTATCCGTTTTCCATGCATAATTAAATAAGGGAACGGAAAAGGGAAGCAAGCTCCCTGATTACCTTTTTAGCATACAGCACTATCTTCTGAAACTGTCCGGTCTCAGCGAAGCACTGGA is from Lates calcarifer isolate ASB-BC8 linkage group LG13, TLL_Latcal_v3, whole genome shotgun sequence and encodes:
- the cltcl1 gene encoding clathrin heavy chain 1 isoform X2 encodes the protein MAQILPIRFQEHLQLQNLGVNPANIGFSYLTMESDKFICIREKVGEQNQVVIVDMSDPTNPIRRPISADSAIMNPASKVIALKAAKTLQIFNIEMKSKMKAHTMTEEVMFWKWISVNTVALVTDTAVYHWSMEGDSQPTKVFDRHASLAGCQIINYRTDEQQKWLLLIGISAQQNRVVGAMQLYSVDRKVSQPIEGHAAAFGEFKVEGNAKPSTLFCFAVRSQAGGKLHIIEVGQPAAGNQPFAKKAVDVFFPPEAQTDFPVAMQIGSKHGVIYLITKYGYIHLYDLESGVCIYMNRISAETIFVTAPHEATSGIIGVNKKGQVLSVCVEEENIVNYATNVLQNPDLALRMAVRSNLAGAEELFARKFNTLFAQGSYSEAAKVAASAPKGILRTAETIRKFQSVPAQPGQASPLLQYFGILLDQGQLNKFESLELCRPVLQQGRKQLLEKWLKEDKLECSEELGDLVKASDPTLALSVYLRANVPNKVIQCFAETGQFQKIVLYAKKVGYTPDWVFLLRNVMRVNPDQGLQFAQMLVQDEEPLANINQIVDVFMEGSLIQQCTSFLLDALKNNRPAEGHLQTRLLEMNLIHAPQVADAILGNQMFTHYDRAHVAQLCEKAGLLQRALEHYTDLYDIKRAVVHTHLLNPEWLVNFFGSLSVEDSLECLRAMLSANIRQNLQLCVQVASKYHEQLGTQALVELFESFKSYEGLFYFLGSIVNFSQEPDVHFKYIQAACKTGQIKEVERICRESNCYDPERVKNFLKEAKLTDQLPLIIVCDRFDFVHDLVLYLYRNNLQKYIEIYVQKVNPSRLPVVIGGLLDVDCAEDVIKNLIMVVRGQFSTDELVDEVEKRNRLKLLLPWLESRIHEGCEEPATHNALAKIYIDSNNTPERFLKENPFYDSAVVGRYCEKRDPHLACVAYERGQCDLDLIKVCNENSLFKSEARYLVRRKDPELWANVLEENNPYRRQLIDQVVQTALSETQDPEEVSVTVKAFMTADLPNELIELLEKIVLDNSVFSEHRNLQNLLILTAIKADRTRVMEYINRLDNYDAPDIANIAISNELFEEAFAIFKKFDVNTSAIQVLIEHIGNLDRAYEFAERCNEPAVWSQLARAQLHRDLVKEAIDSYIKAVDPSAYMEVVNAASKNNNWEDLVKFLQMARKKARESYVETELIFALAKTNRLAELEEFVSGPNNAHIQQVGDRCYEEGMYEAAKLLYNNVSNFARLASTLVHLGEYQAAVDSARKANSTRTWKEVCFACVDGEEFRLAQICGLHIVIHADELEDLISYYQDRGYFEELIALLEAALGLERAHMGMFTELAILYSKFKPQKMREHLELFWSRVNIPKVLRAAEQSHLWAELVFLYDKYEEYDNAVITMMSHPTDAWKEGLFKDIIAKVANVELYYKSLSFYLDYKPLLLNDLLTILSPRLDHSRAVTFFSKVNQLKLVKPYLRSVQNHNNKSVNEALNNLLTEEEDYQGLRASIDAYDNFDTIGLAQRLEKHELIEFRRIAAYLYKGNNRWRQSVELCKKDKLYKDAMLYAAESKDAELAETLLQWFLEEGRKECFAACLFASYDLLHPDVVLELAWRHNIMDFAMPYFIQVMREYLTKVDEFAAKVDKLEEAESQRKTEEEVTEPQPMVFGQQLMLTASPATVAPQPAYPGYGYPATAAAGYPAQATAAATAGYPAQAAAAAGYPAQATYGFNM
- the cltcl1 gene encoding clathrin heavy chain 1 isoform X1 — its product is MAQILPIRFQEHLQLQNLGVNPANIGFSYLTMESDKFICIREKVGEQNQVVIVDMSDPTNPIRRPISADSAIMNPASKVIALKAAKTLQIFNIEMKSKMKAHTMTEEVMFWKWISVNTVALVTDTAVYHWSMEGDSQPTKVFDRHASLAGCQIINYRTDEQQKWLLLIGISAQQNRVVGAMQLYSVDRKVSQPIEGHAAAFGEFKVEGNAKPSTLFCFAVRSQAGGKLHIIEVGQPAAGNQPFAKKAVDVFFPPEAQTDFPVAMQIGSKHGVIYLITKYGYIHLYDLESGVCIYMNRISAETIFVTAPHEATSGIIGVNKKGQVLSVCVEEENIVNYATNVLQNPDLALRMAVRSNLAGAEELFARKFNTLFAQGSYSEAAKVAASAPKGILRTAETIRKFQSVPAQPGQASPLLQYFGILLDQGQLNKFESLELCRPVLQQGRKQLLEKWLKEDKLECSEELGDLVKASDPTLALSVYLRANVPNKVIQCFAETGQFQKIVLYAKKVGYTPDWVFLLRNVMRVNPDQGLQFAQMLVQDEEPLANINQIVDVFMEGSLIQQCTSFLLDALKNNRPAEGHLQTRLLEMNLIHAPQVADAILGNQMFTHYDRAHVAQLCEKAGLLQRALEHYTDLYDIKRAVVHTHLLNPEWLVNFFGSLSVEDSLECLRAMLSANIRQNLQLCVQVASKYHEQLGTQALVELFESFKSYEGLFYFLGSIVNFSQEPDVHFKYIQAACKTGQIKEVERICRESNCYDPERVKNFLKEAKLTDQLPLIIVCDRFDFVHDLVLYLYRNNLQKYIEIYVQKVNPSRLPVVIGGLLDVDCAEDVIKNLIMVVRGQFSTDELVDEVEKRNRLKLLLPWLESRIHEGCEEPATHNALAKIYIDSNNTPERFLKENPFYDSAVVGRYCEKRDPHLACVAYERGQCDLDLIKVCNENSLFKSEARYLVRRKDPELWANVLEENNPYRRQLIDQVVQTALSETQDPEEVSVTVKAFMTADLPNELIELLEKIVLDNSVFSEHRNLQNLLILTAIKADRTRVMEYINRLDNYDAPDIANIAISNELFEEAFAIFKKFDVNTSAIQVLIEHIGNLDRAYEFAERCNEPAVWSQLARAQLHRDLVKEAIDSYIKAVDPSAYMEVVNAASKNNNWEDLVKFLQMARKKARESYVETELIFALAKTNRLAELEEFVSGPNNAHIQQVGDRCYEEGMYEAAKLLYNNVSNFARLASTLVHLGEYQAAVDSARKANSTRTWKEVCFACVDGEEFRLAQICGLHIVIHADELEDLISYYQDRGYFEELIALLEAALGLERAHMGMFTELAILYSKFKPQKMREHLELFWSRVNIPKVLRAAEQSHLWAELVFLYDKYEEYDNAVITMMSHPTDAWKEGLFKDIIAKVANVELYYKSLSFYLDYKPLLLNDLLTILSPRLDHSRAVTFFSKVNQLKLVKPYLRSVQNHNNKSVNEALNNLLTEEEDYQGLRASIDAYDNFDTIGLAQRLEKHELIEFRRIAAYLYKGNNRWRQSVELCKKDKLYKDAMLYAAESKDAELAETLLQWFLEEGRKECFAACLFASYDLLHPDVVLELAWRHNIMDFAMPYFIQVMREYLTKVDEFAAKVTVDKLEEAESQRKTEEEVTEPQPMVFGQQLMLTASPATVAPQPAYPGYGYPATAAAGYPAQATAAATAGYPAQAAAAAGYPAQATYGFNM